One genomic window of Solanum dulcamara chromosome 12, daSolDulc1.2, whole genome shotgun sequence includes the following:
- the LOC129877366 gene encoding uncharacterized protein LOC129877366 — MQQSPENCAMVTDANRLPPAPEEEITNTATSVRAMEELFKYRFKNTKLLEEALTHSSNNYYQRLAFVRDAALCLVISSCLFVTYPDVDCGKLTDLRAVNKLLKLPSGTASTSTSAAIRQSSMKRVGKEIGPAHGGRFICSVQIAIAEGMLFGMGDEKSRVKDAENSAALTMIRSCRNPSSVDLYIVPRSNSRTKQIARDVQLGSKAYSGSLSISAIIIFGCCKVNI, encoded by the exons ATGCAGCAATCGCCGGAAAATTGCGCGATGGTGACCGACGCAAATAGGTTACCACCGGCGCCGGAGGAAGAAATTACAAACACGGCGACATCAGTAAGGGCAATGGAAGAGTTATTCAAGTATCGGTTTAAGAACACGAAGCTTCTAGAAGAAGCTCTTACTCACTCTTCTAATAATTATTACCAGCGGCTCGCCTTCGTCCGCGACGCCGCTCTCTGTTTAGTTATTTCGAGTTGTTTGTTCGTGACTTACCCTGACGTTGACTGTGGTAAGCTTACTGACCTCCGCGCTGTCAATAAGTTGCTAAAGTTGCCCTCCGGCACGGCCTCTACAAGTACCTCCGCAGCGATTCGGCAATCCTCGATGAAAAG AGTAGGGAAAGAGATAGGTCCTGCTCATGGTGGGAGGTTTATATGCTCTGTGCAAATTGCAATTGCTGAAGGCATGCTTTTTGGGATGGGAGACGAGAAGTCACGAGTAAAAGATGCAGAGAATTCAGCAGCTTTAACAATGATCCGGAGTTGCAGGAATCCAAGTTCAGTTGATTTATACATAGTTCCACGTTCCAATTCCAGGACAAAGCAGATAGCAAGGGACGTGCAACTTGGAAGTAAAGCTTACTCAGGTTCTCTCTCGATTAGTGCAATAATCATCTTTGGTTGCTGCAAAGTGAATATTTAA
- the LOC129876475 gene encoding uncharacterized protein LOC129876475: protein MNEVLTASDASSSARSYSSSISPVNVPLFSALLACAIAQFLKLFTTWYKEKRWDSKRMLSSGGMPSSHSATVTALIMAIYLQEGAGGSVFAIAVVLACVVMYDATGVRLHAGRQAELLNQIVCELPPEHPVANVRPLRDSLGHTPLQVLAGALLGCLVPFLLRSSI, encoded by the exons ATGAACGAAGTGCTTACAGCTTCCGATGCATCTTCAAGTGCGCGGTCGTATTCGTCGTCGATTTCACCTGTCAATGTTCCCCTCTTTTCCGCATTACTTGCCTGTGCTATTGCTCAGTTCCTCAAGCTATTCACCACCTG GTACAAGGAGAAGAGATGGGATTCAAAAAGGATGCTTAGCTCAGGTGGAATGCCATCATCACATTCAGCAACTGTTACTGCGCTGATAATGGCAATTTATTTACAAGAAGGAGCTGGAGGATCTGTCTTCGCGATTGCTGTGGTTTTGGCATGTGTT GTAATGTATGATGCTACTGGTGTTAGGCTTCATGCTGGTCGCCAAGCTGAA TTGTTGAATCAGATAGTGTGTGAATTGCCTCCTGAGCATCCTGTTGCCAATGTTAGACCTCTGCGAGATTCACTTGGTCACACTCCTCTTCAG GTTCTTGCCGGCGCATTGCTGGGATGTTTAGTGCCATTTTTGCTTAGAAGCTCAATCTAG
- the LOC129877500 gene encoding uncharacterized protein LOC129877500, which produces MVNLPQSLSVGVGGFRGGMSSSSSSARAWAHKDRKMHSAEQLVLDLRNPNLRENALLELSKKKELFPNLAPLLWHSFGTIAAFLQCVASHPDTRMLLLDAKIPLYLYPFLNTTSKSTPFENLRLTSLGVIGALVKVDDTEVISFLVSTEIIPECLCAMEMGSELSKTVATFIVQKILLDDVGLDYICAISKRFFEVAQVLGVMVDALAEQPSSRLLKHIIRCYLRLSDNPRACNALRICLPNLLRDKTFSSCLREDPTTRSWLEQLLHNVNGNRAALQAEGFIQML; this is translated from the exons ATGGTAAACTTACCTCAGTCTCTCTCAGTCGGTGTCGGCGGTTTCAGAGGAGGTATGTCGTCATCGTCTTCCAGTGCCAGAGCATGGGCTCATAAGGATCGCAAAATGCATTCCGCTGAACAGCTTGTGCTTGATCTCCGCAACCCTAATCTTCGTGAAAATGCTCTTCTAGAACTTTCCAAG AAGAAGGAACTTTTTCCGAATTTGGCCCCCTTGTTGTGGCACTCGTTTGGTACTATTGCTGCATTCCTACAG TGTGTAGCCTCTCATCCTGACACCAGAATGTTGCTCCTTGATG CAAAAATTCCTTTGTATTTGTACCCCTTTCTTAATACAACAAGCAAGTCAACACCTTTTGAAAATTTGAGACTTACAAGCTTAGGTGTCATTGGTGCCCTCGTGAAG GTAGATGACACTGAAGTTATCAGTTTTCTTGTTTCAACAGAGATAATTCCGGAGTGCTTGTGCGCGATGGAGATGGGGAGTGAACTATCAAAAACA GTTGCAACTTTCATTGTGCAAAAAATCCTTCTAGATGATGTGGGTCTGGATTACATATGTGCCATATCGAAAAGGTTTTTTGAAGTAGCCCAAGTTTTAGGTGTTATGGTCGATGCACTTGCTGAACAACCTTCATCAAGATTGCTGAAACACATAATCAGGTGCTATCTTCGTTTGTCAGACAATCCAAG GGCATGTAATGCACTGAGAATTTGTCTTCCCAATCTGCTTAGAGATAAAACCTTCAGCAGTTGTCTTCGT GAGGATCCAACGACGAGGAGTTGGCTGGAACAGTTGCTTCATAACGTTAATGGGAATCGGGCTGCTCTACAGGCTGAAGGATTTATTCAAATGCTGTGA